A genome region from Gadus chalcogrammus isolate NIFS_2021 chromosome 7, NIFS_Gcha_1.0, whole genome shotgun sequence includes the following:
- the LOC130386623 gene encoding putative ATP-dependent DNA helicase Q1 isoform X1 yields MDNAVQIIASPNKTNIRLGLCKVPTHHMNCLDWIVQHAKDEGSAMLPILIYCQSLKSVGRVFAYLKAELQGHAWVGCDPDCRSENLLIGMFHSKTLPQNKQRVLASLRGEGNCRIVVSTTALGMGLNFANVSHVVMYGAPGDLEAILQQAGRAGRHGQPSHAILYNTGQYFKVDEEVKKLLAVGKTTCFRKSLHAHFEAEPSHVEPGHLCCTYCQTVCACSSGTCTEPMPNYEQIEAEPTHQRSRHVDANDKSLIADLLNDYRDSLINLSNPLYTSHAACTGFSQQLVDAVLTHCQYIFDLAYISANLPVFRLDHAKEILIIISDVFGDIDGDLQYDSERYLTDPDLYFSNYFDNVDDDVEDTLTSHVSSSESEQ; encoded by the coding sequence ATGGACAATGCTGTTCAAATCATCGCTAGTCCCAACAAGACAAACATCCGTCTTGGCTTGTGCAAGGTGCCCACTCATCACATGAACTGCCTAGACTGGATAGTGCAACATGCCAAAGACGAGGGCTCAGCAATGCTACCGATATTAATTTACTGCCAAAGCCTTAAATCAGTGGGGAGAGTTTTTGCATATTTAAAGGCGGAACTGCAAGGACATGCCTGGGTGGGCTGTGATCCGGACTGTAGAAGTGAGAACCTACTGATTGGCATGTTCCACAGCAAAACCCTCCCCCAAAACAAGCAGAGAGTGTTGGCTTCTCTGAGGGGGGAAGGGAATTGCCGGATAGTTGTTTCAACAACAGCTTTGGGGATGGGGTTGAATTTTGCTAATGTTTCACACGTGGTAATGTACGGGGCTCCAGGTGACCTAGAGGCCATTTTACAACAGGCGGGCAGGGCTGGAAGGCATGGTCAGCCATCACATGCCATCCTCTACAACACCGGGCAGTACTTCAAGGTGGATGAAGAGGTAAAGAAACTGCTTGCTGTTGGAAAAACCACATGTTTCAGGAAATCTCTCCATGCACATTTTGAAGCAGAACCCAGCCATGTAGAGCCAGGCCATCTCTGTTGTACATACTGTCAGACTGTTTGCGCTTGTTCATCTGGCACATGTACAGAACCCATGCCCAATTATGAACAGATTGAAGCTGAACCAACTCATCAGAGATCTAGGCATGTGGATGCAAATGACAAATCTTTAATTGCAGATTTGCTGAATGACTACAGAGATAGTTTGATCAATTTATCCAATCCACTGTACACCTCACATGCAGCCTGCACTGGATTCAGTCAGCAACTGGTGGATGCAGTATTGACCCACtgtcaatacatatttgacctGGCATACATTAGTGCTAACCTTCCTGTGTTTAGATTGGACCATGCAAAGGAGATTTTAATTATCATCAGTGATGTTTTTGGGGATATTGATGGGGATCTGCAATATGATTCAGAGAGGTATTTAACTGACCCAGATCTCTATTTCAGTAACTACTTCgacaatgttgatgatgatgttgaagatACACTCACGAGCCATGTCAGTAGCTCTGAGTCTGAACAGTGA
- the LOC130386623 gene encoding uncharacterized protein LOC130386623 isoform X2: MEDQVKEAEQLGVRAGQLGVHDDRDILDGSLSLVFGSPESWLLNNKWRRILASTIHQDNLIGIVVDEVHVTYKWGEASKGESAFREFCQVRRAKIYSQGGYTCFGTDCLR; the protein is encoded by the exons ATGGAGGACCAAGTGAAGGAGGCAGAACAGTTGGGAGTTCGTGCTGGGCAGCTCGGCGTGCATGATGACCGTGACATTTTGGATGGAAGCTTGAGTCTGGTGTTCGGCAGCCCCGAGTCCTGGCTGCTGAACAACAAATGGCGACGAATCCTAGCCTCAACCATACACCAGGACAACCTCATTGGTATCGTCGTAGATGAGGTCCACGTTACGTACAAATG GGGCGAGGCTTCCAAAGGCGAGTCGGCATTCAGAGAGTTTTGCCAAGTTCGGAGAGCTAAGATCTATAGCCAAGGAGG GTACACCTGTTTTGGCACTGACTGCCTCCGCTGA